From the Pseudomonas lalucatii genome, the window CGCCGGTGGTGATGCTCACCGGCATGGAGGATCAGGAGTCGATCCGCCGCGCCACCCAGGTCGGCGCCATCGACTATGTCACCAAGCCGCTGAGCGCCACGGTGCTGGCCAAGCGCGTGCGCCATATCGTCCAGGCGCAGCGCAACCACGCCGAGCTGGATAACCAGCGCGCCAGCCAGAATGCCCTGCTGCACGCGATCCCCGATACCATCCTGCGCTTCGATGCCGAGGGCATCCTGCTGGCCTCGAAATTCCCCGAGGCCTGTCCGAGTCTGTTGCGAATGCGTTCGGCGATCGGCAGCAGCATCCGCGAGATCTTCTCCGGAGTGCCCCGGTTCGACCCCGCCCAGGCCCTGCAGCGGGCCCTGCACGGCGATACCACGGCACTGCAGATCGCCTGGCCGGGGGCCGAGGAGAGCATCTACGAGGTCCGCTTCGTCGCCAGTGCCGCCAACGACGTGATGTGCATCCTGCGCGACATCAGCCGCCAGGTGCGCCAGCAGCGCCGCATCGAACAGCTGTCGCTGAGCGACGGCCAGACCGGCCTGGCCAACCGCGCCTGCTTCCTGCAGATGGCCCAGCGCCAGCTGGACGCCGCGCCGGAGCAGGCCCTGTGCATGCTGCAACTGAGCTTCGCCAGCTACCCGAGCGTCAGCAGAAGCGTCGGCAGCAAGACCGCCGACCAGCTCATCCGCGTGCTGGCCGACACCCTGGTCGAGGCCAGCGGCGCGAGTCGCCAGCTCGATCCCAGCGGCGCCGGCGACCTGCCCTTTATCGCCCGCACCGGCGAGGCGGACTTCCATCTGCTGCTCGGCGACGAACGCGAGGCGCTGGACGCCCTGCTGCGGCGGGTGTGCCAGGCGGTCGAAGAGCCCATCCAGGTCGACCAGTACGAGTTCCGCCTGCCTCTGCGCGCGGGCATCGTCAGCACCGAGGCGGCGAACGGCAACGTCGATGAACTGTTCAAGATGAGCGGGCTGGCGGCACAGAAGGCCAGCCAGCGGCAGTTGAGCGAGCCGCTGGTCTACTCCCCGGCGTTGCAGCGCGAAAGCCAGCGCAGCCTGCTGCTGGAGTCCGCCCTGCGCCGGGCCATCGCCCAGGGTGAACTGGAGCTGCTCTACCAGCCCAAGGTCTGCGCCCACAACGGCCAGCTCAAGAGCCTGGAGGCATTGTGCCGCTGGACCCATCCGGAGCTCGGCGCCATCTCGCCGGCGGAGTTCATCCCCCTGGCCGAGGAGAGCGGCCTGATCCTGCCGCTGGGCGAGTTCGTGCTGGAGCGGGCCTGCCAGCAGAGCCGCGCATGGCGCCAGGCAGGACACGCCCAGGTGCCGATCGCGGTCAACGTCTCGGGACACCAACTCAACCAGCGCCAGGTCGACCGGCAGCTGTTCAGCCTGCTCGAGCGCTGCGACGTGCCGGCTGAGGCGATCGAGTTGGAGATCACCGAGAGCGTGCTGGTGGAGCAGAGCCATGTGCTGGCGTTGCTGGAACGGATCAGGGCCCGTGGCGTGCGCATCGCCATCGACGACTTCGGCACCGGGCACTCGTCCCTGAGCATGCTCAAGTCCTTCCCGATCGACATCCTGAAGATCGACCGCGCCTTCGTCAGCGAGATCGGCGATGCGCGGCAGACCTACAGCATCGTCGACACCATCATCGCCCTCGGCCATGCGCTTGAGCTGACCCTGGTGGCCGAAGGCATCGAGACCGAAAACCAGCTGCACTACCTGCGCGAGCGCGGTTGCCAGCTGATCCAGGGCTACCTCACCGGCCGGCCGATGAGCGCCGACGACATCGAACAGCGGTTCCTCCTGCCACGGCAGGTCCTCTGACGGGCCCTCGCCGCAGCGCCCGGGTTGCCGATACACCGGGCGTTTCAACCTCGTTCCAGCCGCGCGCATATGGCGCAATACCGCGCCGGATCTTCCCGGCGACAGCGCCCCTCTCCCCTATCGCTCCCTGCGTTTCTAGCGGACTCGCCTGCACGCGCCGCACGCCTGCGCCCAAGTTCGCCCCGCCAACAGATCTGTCTCGTCGATGACGCCGGCCCTCGGCCTCACGACCTGGCAAGGCCGGAACACCAAGGCGCGTTACGCCGACTTGGATACGGCAGTGAGGGGGAGGCGTACGGACGCTGCGGCGGGAAGGGCGAAAGGAGCTGAGCAATCGCGCGAGTTGAGGCCGTCGGGGTGCCCGCCACGAACTCGGGCACCCCTTGGCGAGGGTGGGTTCAGGGGGCGAAGCTGCCCTCGCCGGTCGGCGCAACGGTGCGCCAGGCGCTGTCGCCAGCTGCCGCTGGCAGGTTCACCCGGAACGGCGCGGCGAAGGCCTCCAGGGCGTTCCGCGTGGGATCGTTGGGGTCGGCGACCGGCGCGGTCGCCTGCAGCTGGACGAACGCCTCGCAGAGGATCTCGCCTTGCAGCGGCGCGAGGATCTCATCGATCAGCGGCTTGACGTTGTCGTTGACGTTCGACTCCGCCAACACCCGGTTGATCGCCACGAAGACCGCCGCATCGACCAGCTCTTCGGTCTGCAGGGACAGGGCCTGGGGGCAACACAGGCTGCCCACCTCCACGGGGTCGAGACGCTGACCCGGCGGCAGCAGCAGATTGATGCCGGTGCGGATGCTGTCCATACGGTCGTTGATCGCCGGCAGGTAGTTATCCAGCACGTCGCCCTCGTCCTCGTAGTCGGCCGGGCAGTCGCAGGGCTCCGGAACACTGACCAGGCAGGCGCTGTAGGCCGGCTCGGTGCCTGTGGCCTCGAGGGCAATGGCCTCGCAGGGCGAGCCCGCCACCACCTTCTGCGAAATCCAGCGCGAGCCTATGTCGGCGACCGCTATCGGGCAGCTCTGCGCCGTCTCGCGGTACAGGGCGCCGGGCAAGCCGCCGGCGCCCTGGCCGACGGCATAGTTGGGCTGGCCCTGCAGGGCGTTGAAATAGCTGACGCTACCCGACCCAGAGATACCGTCGACCCCATCGTTGTCGCTCGACTCGTCGCTGACGCGCTTGATGCAGGGTTCGCCCTCGCAGCTGTTGCCGGCGTAGTAGAGCGGCTCGCGACTGGTGAAGCGATCGTCGCGGATGCCGATCAGGGTGCGGTAGTTGCGCGCCTGGCTGCGGTCGATATAGAACAGCCGGGGCGCGTCGTGCTCGTCGAAGTCGGCCGCCTCGCCCAGTACCTTGCCCTGGGCATCGACGACTATGGCCTTCTGCGCCTGCTGGCTGACATAGCGCTTAACCAGGGCGTCGCGAATCGCCACTATGCCGACCAGGCTGCCCAGCACCAGGATGGTGACCAGTAACAGCAGTTCGACGGTGATGACGAAGCCGCCCTGGGCCTTGCGCGGCCCCGTGGCATGCGGGCGGTTCGCGGCATTCGGGCTCGACATGATCATTCTCCTCTCCATTGATCGGCCGCTGCGGCACGCCGCTCACAGCAGGTGCTTGAGAATCTGCACGGTGTCGTAGAGCTGCACCGCCGCGGGAAAGATCACCAGCAGCAGGAACATCGGCAGGCACACCAGGCCCAGCGGAAAGAGCATCTCCATGCTCTTGCGGTTGAGCACCTGGGCCGCCTGCGCCCGTTGCTTCTCCAGCAGGATCTGCGATTGCTTTTCCAGGGTCTGCAGGATCGGCGCGCCGACCTGGGCGCCCACCTCGAACACCGCAGCCAGGCGCCGCAGCTCCTGCACCCCGCTACGCTGACCCATGCCCTGCAGAGCCTTGCGCAGCGACTGTCCGGCGTTCAGCTCGGCGCACACCAGCAGGGCCTCGCGGGCCAGGGGGTGGTCGGCCTTGAAACCGAAACGCGCGGCCTGCTCGAAGGCCTGGGCCAGGGCCGAGCCGGACGACAGGTAGGCGCGCAGCAGGTCGACGAAGAAGCTCAGGGTCCTCTGGATGCGGGCCCGGCGGCGCTGGCGGCGGCGAAGCAGCCACAGGTCGAAGGCGAAGCAGCCGAACAGCGCGGTGCCGAACAGCACCGGCCACTGGCTCCAGGGGCCCCGCCACTCCAGCAGCGCCAGGGGCAGCAGCGCCGCCAGGGCCAGCTTGCAGGGCCAGTACAGCAGGCGCAGTTGCTCGGGCATGATCCCGGCCTGGCGCATCAGCCGCGCCGGGAACAGCCAGCGGCTCAGTAATCCCGGCCGCCGCTCGGACTCCAGCAGCAGGGCCTCCTCGTTCAGGCTCAGCTCATGGCGCTGCAGGACGAAGACCAACCCGAGGCAGAGCAGCAGCGCGAGCAACAGTGCCAGGTCGAACCACAGGCCATTCATCATTCGTCACTCCGCAGGATTCGCCGCATCCACAGGAAACCGAGGATCTGGCAGAGCAAGGCGCCCAGCACCAGGGCCGGCCCCTGGGGATGCTCGCTGAGCGGCAGCAGCCAGCCGGGCTCCTTCCACAGGAAGAAGGGAATCAGGATGTAGGGGAAGAAGGCGGCGAACAGCAGCGCATAGCGGGCGCCGGAGAGCTGCCCCCGGAGGCGCTGACGATAGAAGCTGCGCTCGCGCAGGATGCCGCCCAGGGCCTGCAGCAGCCCGGCGAAGTCGCCGCCGGCATGCCAGCGCGACGACAGGGTGTTGGCGAACAGCCTGACCCCTTCGCTCGCATACAGACCGAGCAGCGGCTGGCAGGCAGCATCGACCGAGGCGCCGAGCCTGATCCGCCGCACTATGTCCTCCAGGGCCTGGCGCACGGTGCCCTGGGAGGCCTCGGCGGCCACCTGCAGGGCCAGCAGGGGCGGCGTGCCGCCGGCCGCGGCGGCCTGCATCAGGTCCACCACATCGACCAGGACCGTCTCGAACAGCCGCGAGCGCCAGGCCACCAGATCGTTCAGCAGCAGCAGGCTGACCGGCACGAAGGCCAGGCCGGCCACCACGGACAGGCCCAACTGTGCGGGAAACAGGCTGAGGAAGATCACCCACACCGCCAGGCTGCTGAGCAGCAGGCCGGCGACGAACAGCAGCGGGCGCAGCTGGATATCGAGGATGCGCAGCTTCACCCGCAGGCTGGCGAAGCCGTCTCCCGGCGGCGTCGGCAGTGCCAGCTCCTGCCCCGGCGCCACCGGGGGGCTAGCCAGGCGACGCAGCAGCAGGATGCCCGAGGCGATCAGGGCCGTGGCGGCCAGCAGCCAGAGAAAGAGTTCAGCCATGTCCGGCCTCCGTGGCGCTGCGTTCGGCCCGCGCGGCGAGGCTGGCCGGCACGGCATAGCCGCGCTGCTCCAGGGTCGCCAGGAAGCTCGGCCGCTGCGCGCCGGGCAGGTGACGGCCACGGCGATTCAGCGCCGGGCCGGACTCGGCGTTGTCCATGGCGTCCAGTGGCTCGGCCTGGAAGCGGAAGATCTCGCGAATCCCCAGGCGGCCCTGGTCGCTGACCACCTCGCCGATGCTGGTGACGCAGCGGCTGCCGTCGCGGAAACGCGCCACCTGGACGACCAACTGGATGGCCGAGCCGATGATCTCGCGGATCGCCTCGCGCGGCAGGCCGACGTCGGCCAGCAGCGCCAGCGACTCCAGGCGCTTGAGGGCATCGCCGGGGCTGTTGGCGTGCACGGTGGAGAGACTGCCGTCGTGGCCCACGGTCATCGCCTGAAGCATCTCGAACACTTCGTGGCCACGCACCTCGCCGACTATTATGCGATCGGCGCGCATGCGCAGGGCGTTGCGCAGCAGCATGCGCAGGTCCACCTGGCCGCGGCCCTCGCTATTGCCCTGGCGCGCCTCCAGGGTCACCACGTGCGGGTGGCGCAGCTGCAGTTCCGCCGACTCCTCGATGGTCACCACGCGCTCCCCCGCCGGGATGAACTGGGAGATGCCGTTGAGCAATGTGGTCTTGCCCGCCGCCGCGCCGCCGGCGATCAGGATGTTCAGCCCCGCGCTGACCGCCAGCCCCAACAGATCGAGCATGGCCGGGCTGAGCATGGCGCTGTCGACCAGGGCCTCGGCGCTGTCCTGGGCCTCGATGAAGCGGCGGATCGACACCACCGGGCCCTTGGCGCAGAGCGGCGGAATCATCGCATGCAGACGGCTGCCGTCGGGCAGGCGGGCGTCCACGGCCGGGCAGTTGCTGTCCAGGTGCTTGCCCTGGGCGGCCACCAGGCGATCGAGAAAACGCCGCAGGTGCGCCTCGTTGTCGAACTCCAGCGCGGTCCTGCTGAGCTGGCCACGACGATCGACCCAGACCTCGTGGGGGCCGTTGATGAGGATGTCCGAGACGCCGGGATCGATCATCAGCGGCGCCAGCGGCCCCAGCCCCTGCACCTCCTGCAGCACTTCCTCACCCAGGGTCAGGCGCCGGGTCGCCTCCAGCGGCTTGCCCAGGTCGTCCTCGAGCCGCTCGATCAGCCCATCGATGCGCTCGCGCAGCGCCGCGCTATCGGCCAGGGCCTCGCTTTCGCCCATCTCGAGCGAGTCGATCAGGCGCTGATGGAGCAGTTGCCGCAAGCGCCGCAGGTCCACTTCGGGCGCATCAAGACCGCTGATAGACATGAGCTAGCCCCCCAGGGTGGTGGCAGTCGGCGCGCAGGAGCCGCCGCCAGACAAACTGACCAAGCGGCTCTCCGGCGCCAGGAATTGCGGGTTGCCGGCGGTCGCCAGGCGATACTGCTGACAGGCCGCGGCGCGGCGGTTTTGCTCTTCGTAGACCAGGCCGCGATGGTAGGCCGCGCGCCAGCCGGGGGCACCGACCCGCTCGGCCAGCGTCAGGCTGTGCAAGGCGCCGGCGTACTGGCGGTCCAGGTACTGCACCGCCGCCAGGGTCTCGTACAGCTGCGGGTGCCGCGGGTTGAGGCGCAGCTGCTGCTTGAGCAGGGTCCGCGCCAGGCTCAGGTTGCCCTCCTCCAGGGCGATCCGGCTGCGCAGCACCGCGGCCTCGGGGCGCGGCTTGCGCCCCTGCAGCAGCTGGTCGAGCAGGTAGCCGGCCTGGGCCGCGCGCCCGGACTGGTGGGCCAGCACCGCCGCCAGCATGATCACCCGCTCGTTGTGCGGGAAGGCCGCGTACAGCTGCATGGTTTCGCGCAGCAGGCCCTCGCAGTCGACCGGTTCGCTCCAGCCCTGGGTGGCGGTGTGGCAGGCCGCACCGCTGGCCAGGGTGGCGCGGTAGTGGCTCAGCACCCGGTCGACCTGGACGTTGGGGTCCTCGGTGGCCTGGGTGCGCTGCTGGCCCAGGGAGCCGCAGCCGCCGAGGGCAGTCGCCGCCAGGACGAGTGGTAGCAGGAGTTTCGCGTTCATCTCAGTGCTCCTCTTGGCGGGTCAGCGCCAGGCCGGGCTGCAAGGCCCGCTGCGCCAGGTCGAGGGGGGACGGGAAGGCCCACAGGTGCACGTCGCCCTGGGTCTCGCGGACCAGGGTGGGCGTCACCACTATGATCAGCTCGCGGTCCTGGCCGCTGTCGCTGGAGGCTTCGGCCAGGCGCCCGAGCAGCGGGATCTGGTTGACCCCGGGGGTGAAGTCCTCCTGGGTCGACTGCTCGCTGGAGACCAGGCCACCGAGGATCAGCGGCTGGCCGTCCTGCAGGCGGGTGGTGGTGCTGATGCTGCGGGTATTGAAGGCCGTGCTGTTGAGGTTGCTGCCGGTACTGCCGGAAATCTGCCGGGTCAGCAGGGTGTCCGGGGCCGACACGGTCGGGTTGACGTCCAGGGTGATGCGGTCGTTCTCGTCGACCATGGCGCGCACCTTCAGCTGCACGCCGAAGGACTTGAAGCTGGTGCCGCTGAACACCCCCGGGGTGTTGTTGCCCACCTCGTCGCCGCTCTTCAGTCCGGTGGGGGCGAACGCGGTGGGCACCGGCACCTCGCCGCCGACGCTGAACACCGCGGACTCGCCGGCCAGCACCATGAGGGTCGGCCGCGACAGGGTGCGGGAGATGCCCTCCTGCTCCATCAGCGAGAACAGCAGGTCGAAGGCCAGGCGGCTGCTGCCGATCTGCAGGTTGTTGGTCAGCGAGCCGCCGATGATCTGCAGGGCATTCTCCACCGTGGAGCTGTCCGGCTGGATCTGCCCCAGCCCCCCCAGGCCGAACAGGCCCTCGGTGTTGTAGCCCTGGGTGACCAGGCTCAGGTCCGGGCGCCAGCTGTACAGGCGATTGCGGTTGACCTCGTGGATCTGCACCGCCACCCGCACCTGCGGCAGGTCACGCACCTCGATCATCGACAGCAGGCGGCCGTTGGCCAACGACAGCAGCTTGGCGCGGCCGACATTGGCCCGCAGGTCGTTGTCGTGGATGCCCGCGCCGCCGTCCAGGCCGCTGATCAGCGAGGCGGCCGCCTTGGTCGAACCGCGCTGGTCGAGCAGACCGCCGGACTCGTCGGCGATCACCGCCACATCGGCGAGCGCCTGGTCGCCGAGGAACAGGCTCGAGGCCACGTTGAGCACCCGGGTCAGGGTCACCTGGTCGCGCACCTCGCCCTCGAGGATCAGGGTGTCGACGTAATCATCGGCGATATCGCCACGCATCACCCGGCGGATGCGCACGTCGCCGCCGCCGAGGGGGGCGATGGCGTCGCGGATCTTCAGCTCCATGCTCTTGGGCAGGGTCTCGACCTGGATCAGGTTGATCACCGCCACCCGGCTGTCGCCGCCCAGGCTCTGCGCGTCGAGGCGCAAAGCGTTGCCTCCCGCGCGGTTGCCGTCCTGGGCCGCCACCACCATCTGCAGGGCGGAGGACAGGTTCTGCCCCGGGTCCTGCGCCGGCACGCCGGCCCCGCCCTGCTGGCGCACCCCCAGGTAGTGGCGGGCGGCCGCTTCGGCGGCGACCTTGTACTTGACCGTGGGCACCTTGCCGCGCAGCACCAGGGCCGGACGATCCGGCGCCGGTTCCAGGCGGATGCCGGAATGAATGTCGTGCAGCGCGCTGCGCAGCACCGACAGGTCTTCGCTGACGCTGAACAGGTAGGTTTCGCTGCTGCCATCGGCGTACCAGACGATCAGCGTGGTACGCCCGACGTTCTTGGCCAGCACCAGCAGTTCGCGACCGCCGAGGATCTCCACCTCCAGGGTCTTCTCCTGGCCGATGGCCACGCGCTTGAGTTCCTTGTCGAACAGCAGCCGCGAATGGGTCCACTGGATCAGGTCGCGGAACCCGGCGGAGCGGCGTCCGCTGGCATCCTCGACGAAGGTCAGGCCGGCCTGCAGCGGCGTCGGCAGCAGCAGCCCGATCAGCGCCGCGGCGCAGGCCAGCAACAAACAGCTTCGAGTACTTTTCATTTCGTCACCTCGGCGGTCAGGGGCGCGGCCGCGGGCTGCGCCGCGAGGGGCTGCACGGCCGGCAGGCAAGGCGTGGCAGCCTGGGCGCCAGCCGCCAGCGGCAGGTAGGTGAAGATCTCCACCCGCCGGTTCAATGGCGCGACCTCGCTGCGCAGCAGCGGGTGCAGGGGCGCATGTTCGCCGTAGCCGACGACCTGCAGCTGCCTGGCAGGCAGGCCTTGGCGTATCAGCTCGCGGGACACGGCGCGGGCGCGCCGCTCGGACAGGCGCTGGTTGTAGTGCGCGCTACCGGCCGCGTCGGTGTGCCCGGCGATCAGCACGTTGGACGCCCTGGCTTGGCTCAGCAGCGCCCGGGCGAGCGCCGCCAGCTCGCCCTGCACCGCGGCGGGCAGCGTCTGGCCGGCGTGCTCGAAGGGGCTGAGGCGGGCGACCAGCCGGTAGTGGCTGGCCTCTCCCGCACAGCTGCGCAGCGCCAGGGCGGCTCGGTCCAGCGGCCGGTTGTACGGCCAGTGATACGCCGGGCCCGGCTCCTGCGGGTCGCGGTCGTGGGCATAGGCGCCCAGGGTGGCCAGGGCATGGCTGCGGCGCGCCGGCTCATGGCTCGGCTCGGGCATCGGCGGCGCCATCTCCTGCCCGGCGCATCCGGCGAGCAAGACGCCGAGAAATAGACTGGCGGTTCTCATTGCGGGACCTCTCTGTCTGGTGGCGGCTGGACGATGTAGCGCTCGCCAGCCCTGGCCGTCAGCGCCCCTGGAGTACCTGAACTGGAGCATGAGCGACGGTCTTAGAGGAGGTAGTGCACAGCCCGTACCAAGTCCTTTGTAATTATTTTTTATGTTTAATTACAAAGACTTACGCATATCTCGCAGAGTCTCGCGCAAAACCCCAAGCAAATGGCTTCCCGGTATTCGCAAAATGCAACGCAATACAGGAATGCTTTGGCAAAACGCCGCCAGGCGTTGCGCGCCATGGCGCGGGTGCCGGCGACTCGGCCGGGGCAGGATCGGTGGGATGGGGGAAGGAAGGCGGACGCGGATGCCCCTGCCCGGTGACACAGGCGAGGCGGCGGTTGAGGGGGCGGCGGCCGGACGGGACGTCGACCGCGAAATAAGGCGCGTGGCGCACCCGATGTCCATGACCTGCGCGGGCGGCGGGTCGCGGGGTAAGAGTCTCAGGTCGGCCAGCCAGGAGCGGGGCCAGGGCGTAATGCGGCTGAAGCGGACGGGCCCTGGGCACGGGCCGCAGCCGCTGCGGTTACATCTCCACCGTCACGCTGCGGCGCTTGAGGCCCGACAGCAGCTCGACCTGACGATGGGTCGGCTGTGGCTCGATGCGTTGACGATCGGGGTCGGCCTCCCCGGCACCGTGCAGGACGATGGTGACCTTCTCGCGAGGGCCGATGCTGGCCAGCGGGTAGACCTCCTCGGGGGCGATGGCGATCACCAGCGGCGTGCCTGCGACCGGTTTGTCCCGCGCCTGCGGCGGCAAGGCCAGGCTGCCCAGGCCCGTGGGGGCGTCGGCGCTCGGCGTTCTCTGCGCCAGGGCACCGATCAGCCGGGCATCGCGCGCCACCGTCCTGACCCCCTTGCGGCCGCTGACCAGCACATCGAAACGATCGCCATTGCGCAACTGGCTATGGGGTATCGAGCCCTTGCGCGGGGTAAAGGTGTAGAGCACCTTGCTCTCGGGTATCTGCTGGGCCAGCCAGGACCGCGCCGGCTTGACCAGCTCGGCGGGCCAGATGGCCTCGCCATCCTGCTTGTCGGAGGTCAGGCGCTTGCCGATCAGCAGGCGGGGGTCCTCGACCCCCGGCCGGTCCTTGTCGACGCGCACCTTGCGCAGCAACTCGGGACGCAGCAGGGTGCCGACCGGCCAGTTGCCGTTGATGCCCCAGACTTCCTGGGTGTTGTGCCGCTCGACCTGCCGAACGCCGAGCACGCTGACCAATACTCCCGAGACCAGGAACGTGGCCATGGCCGCCGTGGTACTGCCGGAATACTTGCGCTTCATGCTGTGCTCCCTGGTTATCGAGGTCCGAACTCGCTGAACGCGGACGCTGCCGCGAGCCCGGCACTGCAGCCGGGCCTACGCGGACGTCACAGGCCAGGGATCAGGGCGCGGATACGGTACCGACCGCTTGCGCCGACTGGCCGCCATTGGAGTTGACGATCACCCCACCGCCCTCGATCGGCGCCGCCGCCACGAAGGTGAAGACATCGCCGTCGCCGGCCGCGGTATCGACGTTGTCGCCGAACACCGAGCCCGATACCGCCGCGGTCTCCTCGAAGTTGGTGATGCCGTTGAACTCGTAGGACTGGTCGAGCTGGCCGATCGCCTCGGCGACATCCTCCATCTCGGCGGTGATCGCATCGCGCATGGTGACCATGCCGGCCATCAGGCCGATGACCATGGTCGTGGTGATCAGCACCAGTTCGCTGGTCATCACGAAACCACCTTGCTTCTTGCTAGCGAGCGTCTTGTTGATTGTTTTCATGGTGCACACCTCAAAGGTCGGTAATTTTCGGTCCAAATAAGCGAGAACCCGTTCTCACTTGACCTTGCACCATCAAGGGCCGTGCCAACTTTAAACTATCCATAGATATCAATCAGATAGGATTAATCGCTACTACCCTGGGCGGGCCCAGCCGGCCATTGCTCGTGTTCTGCGATGCAAATTGCAATGCAGGATGAAGCCTCTCCGACGAGCGCCCCGAGGATGCCGGTAGTGGCCGGTTCAGAGTCTCACCAGGGTGCGCAGCGCCCAGAACGCCAGCCCGGCGGAGACCAGCTCCAGCAGCAGGGCGGCCAGGTTGAAGGTCTGCTGGGCGCCGCCGTCCAGCCACAGGCCGCCGATGCGCGCCAGGGCCAGGGCGCTGTACAGCAGCACCAGCAGGGTCAGAGCGCCGCGCAGCAGTTCCAGGCGCGCCAGGGCCAGCAGCAGGAAGGCCGCCAGGCCGAGCTGCAGGCCGCCATAGTAGGCGCGCACATCGGTGGCCGCGGCGGGCGCCAGCAACAGCATGCCGCTGAGGTTGGCCATTTCGTGGGGCCGGATGAAATAGGCCAGGCCCAGGCCGCCCAGGGCCAGTACCTGCAGGATCAGCACCACCCGCGCCAGCAGCATCGACAGCCTCCTTCTCGTGTCCGGAAGCGAGCAGCATAGGCCCTGCCCGGCATATCCGGAAACAGCCGGCGACTGTGGCGGACCCGGCGCAGGCATTATCCTGTCACGCCGAACCTCTAGGGAGTCTGCCCCGATGCGCCTCGCCCTCCTCCTCGCCACCCTGTTCAGCGCCTGGGTCCAGGCCGCCGAGCCCCTGACCATCGATGTGCACCGCGACCCCAACTGCGGCTGCTGCAAGGCCTGGATCGGCCACCTGCAGGACAACGGTTTCACTGTCGTCGACCATGTCGAGACGGACATGGCCGCGGTCAAGCAGCGCCTGGGCGTGCCGCCGCGCCTGGCGGCCTGCCACACCGCGGTGATCGACGGCCAGTTCGTCGAGGGCCATGTACCGGCGGCCGACATCCTCAAGCTGCGCCAGCGCCCCGACCTGCTCGGCGCGGCCGTGCCGGGCATGCCCACCGGCTCGCCCGGCATGGAACGCGGCGACATCCGCGACGCCTACCAGGTGATAGGCCTGGACCGCCAGGGCGCCGAGCAGGTGCTGAGCGAGCACCCGGGCAACTGAGCCGGCGCGGGCCGGCCCCGACGGCTATGCTCGAACGGTGAAGCGCGCGCTCCGCGGCACGCCGCGCTCGAGTTTCCAGTCGCTGAGGCCGCACCCCTGGAGGACAGCATGCCCAGCCGCCGTCAGGTCATTCAGCGCGGCGCCAGCCTGCTCGGTCTCGCCGCCGCCCTGCCCTTGCTGCCACGCGCCTTCGCCCTGGCCCCCGGCGGCCTGCTGCAGCGGCCGATACCCGCCAGCGGCGAGCTGCTGCCGGCGATCGGCCTGGGCACCTCGCGCACCTTCCACGTGCGCCTCGACGACGCCAGCCTCGCGCCGCTGGAGCAGGTGATGGGCACCTTTATCGGGGCCGGCGGCCGCCTGATCGACACCGCGCCGAGCTACGGCAACGCCGAGGCCGTCACCGGCGAGCTGCTGCGACGCAGCGGCTACCAGGGCC encodes:
- a CDS encoding putative bifunctional diguanylate cyclase/phosphodiesterase; this encodes MAESDAQTRLWQPAQGAERPLSVLVVDDDELIRMHLQLALSNEGLRISEAANGQQAVELASRQAFDIVLMDVRMPGMDGFAACERLKQLPGHASTPVVMLTGMEDQESIRRATQVGAIDYVTKPLSATVLAKRVRHIVQAQRNHAELDNQRASQNALLHAIPDTILRFDAEGILLASKFPEACPSLLRMRSAIGSSIREIFSGVPRFDPAQALQRALHGDTTALQIAWPGAEESIYEVRFVASAANDVMCILRDISRQVRQQRRIEQLSLSDGQTGLANRACFLQMAQRQLDAAPEQALCMLQLSFASYPSVSRSVGSKTADQLIRVLADTLVEASGASRQLDPSGAGDLPFIARTGEADFHLLLGDEREALDALLRRVCQAVEEPIQVDQYEFRLPLRAGIVSTEAANGNVDELFKMSGLAAQKASQRQLSEPLVYSPALQRESQRSLLLESALRRAIAQGELELLYQPKVCAHNGQLKSLEALCRWTHPELGAISPAEFIPLAEESGLILPLGEFVLERACQQSRAWRQAGHAQVPIAVNVSGHQLNQRQVDRQLFSLLERCDVPAEAIELEITESVLVEQSHVLALLERIRARGVRIAIDDFGTGHSSLSMLKSFPIDILKIDRAFVSEIGDARQTYSIVDTIIALGHALELTLVAEGIETENQLHYLRERGCQLIQGYLTGRPMSADDIEQRFLLPRQVL
- a CDS encoding type II secretion system F family protein, which encodes MAELFLWLLAATALIASGILLLRRLASPPVAPGQELALPTPPGDGFASLRVKLRILDIQLRPLLFVAGLLLSSLAVWVIFLSLFPAQLGLSVVAGLAFVPVSLLLLNDLVAWRSRLFETVLVDVVDLMQAAAAGGTPPLLALQVAAEASQGTVRQALEDIVRRIRLGASVDAACQPLLGLYASEGVRLFANTLSSRWHAGGDFAGLLQALGGILRERSFYRQRLRGQLSGARYALLFAAFFPYILIPFFLWKEPGWLLPLSEHPQGPALVLGALLCQILGFLWMRRILRSDE
- a CDS encoding CpaF family protein; this encodes MSISGLDAPEVDLRRLRQLLHQRLIDSLEMGESEALADSAALRERIDGLIERLEDDLGKPLEATRRLTLGEEVLQEVQGLGPLAPLMIDPGVSDILINGPHEVWVDRRGQLSRTALEFDNEAHLRRFLDRLVAAQGKHLDSNCPAVDARLPDGSRLHAMIPPLCAKGPVVSIRRFIEAQDSAEALVDSAMLSPAMLDLLGLAVSAGLNILIAGGAAAGKTTLLNGISQFIPAGERVVTIEESAELQLRHPHVVTLEARQGNSEGRGQVDLRMLLRNALRMRADRIIVGEVRGHEVFEMLQAMTVGHDGSLSTVHANSPGDALKRLESLALLADVGLPREAIREIIGSAIQLVVQVARFRDGSRCVTSIGEVVSDQGRLGIREIFRFQAEPLDAMDNAESGPALNRRGRHLPGAQRPSFLATLEQRGYAVPASLAARAERSATEAGHG
- a CDS encoding type II secretion system F family protein, translating into MMNGLWFDLALLLALLLCLGLVFVLQRHELSLNEEALLLESERRPGLLSRWLFPARLMRQAGIMPEQLRLLYWPCKLALAALLPLALLEWRGPWSQWPVLFGTALFGCFAFDLWLLRRRQRRRARIQRTLSFFVDLLRAYLSSGSALAQAFEQAARFGFKADHPLAREALLVCAELNAGQSLRKALQGMGQRSGVQELRRLAAVFEVGAQVGAPILQTLEKQSQILLEKQRAQAAQVLNRKSMEMLFPLGLVCLPMFLLLVIFPAAVQLYDTVQILKHLL
- a CDS encoding pilus assembly protein N-terminal domain-containing protein, producing the protein MKSTRSCLLLACAAALIGLLLPTPLQAGLTFVEDASGRRSAGFRDLIQWTHSRLLFDKELKRVAIGQEKTLEVEILGGRELLVLAKNVGRTTLIVWYADGSSETYLFSVSEDLSVLRSALHDIHSGIRLEPAPDRPALVLRGKVPTVKYKVAAEAAARHYLGVRQQGGAGVPAQDPGQNLSSALQMVVAAQDGNRAGGNALRLDAQSLGGDSRVAVINLIQVETLPKSMELKIRDAIAPLGGGDVRIRRVMRGDIADDYVDTLILEGEVRDQVTLTRVLNVASSLFLGDQALADVAVIADESGGLLDQRGSTKAAASLISGLDGGAGIHDNDLRANVGRAKLLSLANGRLLSMIEVRDLPQVRVAVQIHEVNRNRLYSWRPDLSLVTQGYNTEGLFGLGGLGQIQPDSSTVENALQIIGGSLTNNLQIGSSRLAFDLLFSLMEQEGISRTLSRPTLMVLAGESAVFSVGGEVPVPTAFAPTGLKSGDEVGNNTPGVFSGTSFKSFGVQLKVRAMVDENDRITLDVNPTVSAPDTLLTRQISGSTGSNLNSTAFNTRSISTTTRLQDGQPLILGGLVSSEQSTQEDFTPGVNQIPLLGRLAEASSDSGQDRELIIVVTPTLVRETQGDVHLWAFPSPLDLAQRALQPGLALTRQEEH